The proteins below are encoded in one region of Citrobacter enshiensis:
- the hypE gene encoding hydrogenase maturation carbamoyl dehydratase HypE: protein MNSVQLAHGSGGQAMQQLINSLFMEAFANPWLAEQEDQARLDLAQLMAEGDRLAFSTDSYVIDPLFFPGGNIGKLAICGTANDVAVSGAIPRYLSCGFILEEGLPMETLKTVVNSMAATAREAGIAIVTGDTKVVQRGAADKLFINTAGMGAIPADIHWGAQTLTPGDVLLVSGTLGDHGATILNLREQLGLDGELVSDCAVLTPLIQTLRNITGVKALRDATRGGVNAVTHEFAAASGCGIELSESALPVKPAVRGVCELLGLDALNFANEGKLVIAVERQAAEQVLEALRSHPLGRDAALIGEVVERKGVRLAGLYGVKRTLDLPHSEPLPRIC, encoded by the coding sequence ATGAATAGCGTACAACTCGCCCACGGAAGTGGCGGACAAGCCATGCAGCAGCTGATCAACAGTCTGTTTATGGAAGCTTTTGCCAACCCGTGGCTGGCGGAACAAGAAGATCAGGCGCGTCTGGATCTGGCGCAATTAATGGCAGAAGGCGATCGTCTTGCCTTCTCGACCGACAGCTACGTTATTGACCCGTTATTTTTCCCCGGCGGCAACATTGGCAAACTGGCCATTTGCGGCACCGCGAACGACGTTGCGGTCAGCGGCGCGATCCCGCGTTACCTGTCTTGCGGCTTTATCCTTGAAGAAGGGTTGCCGATGGAGACGCTGAAAACCGTGGTGAACAGTATGGCGGCAACGGCTCGCGAAGCGGGTATCGCCATTGTGACCGGCGACACCAAAGTCGTTCAGCGCGGCGCGGCAGACAAGCTGTTCATCAACACCGCCGGTATGGGGGCCATTCCGGCCGATATTCACTGGGGCGCGCAAACCCTGACCCCAGGCGACGTTCTGCTGGTAAGCGGAACGCTTGGCGATCATGGCGCGACCATTCTCAATCTGCGCGAACAGCTGGGGCTGGATGGCGAGCTGGTGAGCGACTGCGCCGTACTCACCCCGCTGATTCAGACGTTACGCAATATTACCGGCGTGAAGGCGCTGCGCGATGCCACCCGTGGCGGTGTCAACGCGGTCACTCATGAATTCGCCGCCGCCAGCGGTTGCGGTATTGAGCTGTCTGAAAGCGCCCTCCCGGTAAAACCGGCGGTGCGTGGCGTGTGCGAACTACTGGGACTGGATGCCCTTAACTTTGCCAATGAAGGTAAGCTGGTGATTGCCGTTGAACGTCAGGCGGCTGAACAGGTACTGGAAGCGCTCCGTTCACATCCTCTGGGACGTGATGCCGCGTTGATTGGCGAAGTGGTCGAGCGTAAAGGCGTTCGTCTCGCGGGTTTGTATGGCGTCAAACGTACCCTTGATTTGCCGCACTCTGAACCTCTGCCACGTATTTGCTGA
- the hypB gene encoding hydrogenase nickel incorporation protein HypB: protein MCTTCGCAEGNLYIEGDEHNPHSAFRGAPFAPAARPALNITGVKTSNFTPSQTEEGDLHYGHGEAGTHAPGMSQRRMLEVEIDVLDKNNRLAERNRARFAARQHLVLNLVSSPGSGKTTLLTETLMKLKESVPCAVIEGDQQTVNDAARIRATGTPAIQVNTGKGCHLDAQMIADAAPRLPLEDNGIMFIENVGNLVCPASFDLGERHKVAVLSVTEGEDKPLKYPHMFAAASLMLLNKIDLLPYLNFDVEKCIASAREVNPEIEIILISATSGEGMDQWLNWLEAQRCA, encoded by the coding sequence ATGTGTACAACATGCGGTTGCGCTGAAGGCAACCTTTATATCGAGGGTGATGAACATAACCCTCATTCGGCGTTTCGTGGTGCGCCATTTGCCCCGGCGGCTCGCCCGGCGCTCAATATTACCGGCGTGAAGACATCCAACTTTACCCCAAGCCAGACGGAAGAAGGCGACCTGCATTATGGGCACGGCGAAGCCGGAACCCACGCGCCAGGCATGAGCCAGCGCCGTATGCTGGAAGTTGAAATCGACGTGCTGGACAAAAACAACCGCCTGGCCGAACGTAACCGCGCTCGCTTCGCTGCCCGCCAGCATCTGGTGCTTAACCTTGTCTCAAGCCCTGGCTCCGGCAAAACCACGCTGCTCACCGAAACGCTGATGAAGCTGAAAGAAAGCGTACCGTGTGCGGTGATTGAAGGCGACCAGCAGACCGTCAACGACGCAGCCCGTATTCGCGCCACCGGCACGCCGGCCATCCAGGTGAACACCGGTAAAGGCTGCCACCTGGACGCGCAGATGATTGCCGATGCCGCGCCGCGTCTGCCTTTAGAAGATAACGGCATTATGTTTATTGAAAACGTCGGCAACCTGGTGTGCCCGGCCAGTTTTGATCTCGGCGAACGTCATAAAGTAGCGGTGCTTTCCGTCACCGAAGGTGAAGATAAACCGCTGAAATACCCTCACATGTTTGCTGCCGCCTCGCTGATGCTGCTCAACAAAATCGACCTGCTGCCCTACCTCAACTTCGATGTTGAGAAGTGCATCGCCAGCGCACGTGAAGTGAACCCGGAGATTGAAATTATTCTGATTTCCGCCACCAGCGGCGAAGGGATGGATCAGTGGCTGAACTGGCTGGAGGCACAGCGATGTGCATAG
- a CDS encoding nitrous oxide-stimulated promoter family protein, protein MSGKRIAREKLTIKKMIALYESQCPQALDEPGHYAALFAYAEKRLDKCVFGEEKPACKQCPVHCYQPAKREEMKQIMRWAGPRMLWRHPMLTVRHLIDDKRPVPELPEKYQRKT, encoded by the coding sequence ATGTCCGGCAAGCGAATCGCGCGTGAAAAACTGACGATCAAAAAAATGATCGCGTTATACGAGAGCCAGTGTCCACAGGCCCTGGATGAACCAGGGCATTACGCCGCGCTGTTTGCCTATGCGGAAAAGCGGCTGGACAAGTGTGTGTTTGGCGAGGAGAAACCGGCCTGTAAACAGTGTCCGGTGCACTGTTACCAGCCAGCAAAGCGTGAAGAGATGAAACAGATTATGCGCTGGGCGGGGCCGAGAATGCTCTGGCGTCACCCGATGTTGACCGTACGTCATCTGATCGACGACAAACGTCCCGTCCCGGAATTACCGGAAAAATATCAACGTAAAACGTGA
- the sitB gene encoding iron/manganese ABC transporter ATP-binding protein SitB, whose amino-acid sequence MSHAAITADSVTVTYRNGHTALRNTTFQIPGGSIAALVGVNGSGKSTLFKALMGFVRLAAGEISILQQPVNKALKQNLIAYVPQSEEVDWSFPVLVEDVVMMGRYGHMGWLRRPKAHDHASVDAALARVDMLEYRYRQIGELSGGQKKRVFLARAIAQDGQVILLDEPFTGVDVKTEARIITLLRELRDEGRTMLVSTHNLGSVTEFCDYTVMIKGTVLASGPTETTFTAENLELAFSGVLRHVALSGSEEHIITDDERPFISRRTANEGD is encoded by the coding sequence ATGAGCCACGCTGCCATTACCGCCGACAGTGTCACGGTGACCTATCGCAACGGTCACACCGCGCTACGGAACACCACGTTTCAGATCCCCGGCGGCTCGATTGCCGCCCTGGTGGGCGTCAACGGCTCGGGTAAATCCACGCTGTTTAAGGCGCTGATGGGGTTTGTCCGTCTGGCGGCTGGAGAGATATCGATCTTGCAACAGCCGGTGAACAAAGCGCTGAAGCAGAATCTGATCGCCTATGTCCCCCAGTCAGAAGAGGTGGACTGGTCGTTTCCGGTGCTGGTGGAAGATGTCGTGATGATGGGGCGTTACGGCCACATGGGATGGCTACGTCGTCCTAAGGCACACGACCACGCGAGCGTTGACGCCGCGCTGGCGCGCGTGGACATGCTGGAGTACCGCTATCGCCAGATAGGCGAACTCTCCGGCGGGCAAAAAAAGCGGGTTTTTCTTGCCCGAGCGATTGCCCAGGATGGTCAGGTGATCCTGCTGGACGAGCCTTTTACCGGCGTGGATGTAAAAACCGAAGCGCGAATCATCACGCTGTTACGTGAACTGCGCGATGAAGGCCGCACCATGCTGGTGTCCACCCATAACCTGGGGTCGGTGACGGAGTTTTGTGATTACACGGTGATGATCAAAGGGACGGTGCTGGCGAGCGGCCCCACTGAAACCACCTTCACGGCAGAAAATCTCGAACTGGCGTTCAGCGGCGTATTGCGCCATGTGGCGCTGAGTGGTAGCGAAGAGCACATCATTACCGATGATGAGCGCCCATTTATCTCGCGGCGAACCGCCAACGAGGGAGATTAA
- the hypC gene encoding hydrogenase 3 maturation protein HypC, whose translation MCIGVPGQIRTIDGNQAKVDVCGIQRDVDLTLVGSCDEHGQPRLGQWVLVHVGFAMSVINEAEARDTLDALQNMFEVEPDVGALLFGEEK comes from the coding sequence ATGTGCATAGGCGTTCCGGGTCAAATCCGTACCATTGACGGTAACCAGGCGAAAGTCGACGTTTGCGGCATTCAGCGCGACGTCGACCTGACGCTGGTCGGCAGCTGCGATGAACACGGTCAGCCGCGTTTAGGCCAGTGGGTGCTGGTCCACGTCGGTTTTGCCATGAGTGTCATTAATGAAGCCGAAGCGCGCGATACCCTCGATGCGCTACAAAACATGTTTGAAGTTGAGCCGGACGTCGGCGCTTTGCTGTTTGGTGAGGAAAAATAA
- the hypD gene encoding hydrogenase formation protein HypD, producing the protein MRFVDEYRAPEQVMQLIDHLRERAVHLPYTAERPLRIMEICGGHTHAIFKFGLDQLLPENVEFIHGPGCPVCVLPMGRIDSCVEIASHPEVIFCTFGDAMRVPGKQGSLLQAKARGADVRIVYSPMDALKLAQENPTRKVVFFGLGFETTMPTTAITLQQAKARDVQNFYFFCQHITLIPTLRCLLEQPDSGIDAFLAPGHVSMVIGTDAYNFIASEFHRPLVVAGFEPLDLLQGVAMLVEQKIAAHSLVENQYRRVVPDAGNALAQQAIAEVFCVTGDSEWRGLGVIESSGVHLMPDYQRFDAEAHFQPAPQQVYDDPRARCGEVLTGKCKPNQCSLFGNTCNPQTAFGALMVSSEGACAAWYQYRQQECEA; encoded by the coding sequence ATGCGTTTTGTTGACGAATATCGCGCACCGGAGCAGGTGATGCAGTTAATTGACCATCTGCGTGAGCGCGCGGTCCATCTCCCATACACTGCCGAACGCCCGCTGCGTATCATGGAAATCTGCGGCGGCCACACCCACGCTATCTTCAAATTCGGCCTCGACCAGTTATTGCCCGAGAACGTGGAGTTTATTCACGGTCCTGGCTGCCCGGTCTGTGTACTGCCGATGGGCAGAATTGATAGCTGTGTCGAAATCGCCAGCCACCCGGAAGTGATTTTCTGCACCTTTGGCGATGCGATGCGCGTACCGGGCAAGCAGGGTTCTCTCCTGCAGGCCAAAGCGCGCGGCGCCGATGTCCGCATTGTTTACTCCCCGATGGATGCGCTCAAACTGGCGCAGGAAAACCCGACGCGTAAAGTCGTGTTCTTCGGGCTGGGTTTTGAAACCACCATGCCGACCACCGCCATTACGCTGCAACAGGCAAAAGCGCGAGACGTGCAGAACTTTTACTTTTTCTGCCAGCACATCACGCTTATCCCCACGCTGCGCTGCCTGCTGGAACAGCCGGACAGCGGCATCGACGCTTTCCTCGCGCCGGGCCACGTCAGCATGGTGATCGGTACCGACGCCTATAACTTTATCGCCAGTGAGTTTCATCGTCCGCTGGTGGTCGCAGGATTCGAACCGCTTGATCTGTTGCAAGGCGTCGCCATGCTGGTTGAGCAGAAAATCGCGGCCCATAGTCTGGTCGAAAACCAGTATCGCCGTGTGGTGCCGGATGCTGGTAATGCCCTGGCGCAACAGGCGATTGCCGAGGTGTTCTGCGTGACTGGTGACAGCGAATGGCGCGGTCTTGGCGTGATTGAATCCTCCGGCGTTCATCTGATGCCAGACTACCAACGGTTTGATGCTGAAGCGCATTTCCAACCGGCGCCGCAGCAGGTATACGACGATCCGCGCGCACGTTGCGGAGAAGTGTTGACCGGAAAATGCAAGCCGAATCAATGCTCGTTGTTTGGTAACACCTGTAACCCACAAACCGCCTTTGGCGCACTGATGGTCTCTTCCGAAGGCGCATGTGCCGCCTGGTATCAGTATCGTCAGCAGGAGTGTGAAGCATGA
- a CDS encoding metal ABC transporter substrate-binding protein, with amino-acid sequence MPNLPRLTSFFLAGVLASLTLTPAWATEKFKVITTFTVIADMAKNVAGDAAEVSSITKPGAEIHEYQPTPGDIKRAQGAQLILSNGMNLELWFARFYQHLSGVPEVTVSAGVKPMGISEGPYNGKPNPHAWMSAENALIYVDNIRDALAKYDPQNAAVYQKNAERYKVKIRQTLDPLRDELATLPTDKRWLVTSEGAFSYLARDNNLRELYLWPINADQQGTPKQVRKVIDAIRQHQIPTVFSESTVSDKPARQVARESGAHYGGVLYVDSLSTADGPVPTYLDLLRVTTETIVSGINDGLRSQK; translated from the coding sequence ATGCCGAACCTGCCTCGTTTGACGTCCTTTTTCCTTGCTGGTGTCCTGGCATCGCTAACACTGACGCCCGCCTGGGCCACAGAGAAATTCAAGGTAATCACCACCTTTACGGTCATTGCTGATATGGCAAAAAATGTGGCGGGTGACGCGGCGGAAGTCAGTTCGATAACCAAACCGGGGGCCGAGATTCACGAATATCAGCCCACCCCCGGCGACATCAAACGGGCGCAAGGCGCGCAGCTTATTCTCTCCAATGGTATGAATCTGGAGCTGTGGTTCGCCCGATTTTATCAGCATCTTTCCGGCGTACCGGAAGTCACGGTCTCTGCGGGCGTGAAACCGATGGGCATTAGCGAAGGTCCGTACAATGGCAAACCCAACCCGCACGCCTGGATGTCGGCAGAAAACGCGCTCATTTATGTCGATAATATTCGCGATGCGCTGGCGAAGTACGATCCGCAAAACGCGGCGGTTTATCAAAAAAATGCCGAGCGCTATAAGGTGAAGATTCGCCAGACGCTGGATCCGCTGCGCGACGAACTGGCCACGCTCCCCACCGATAAACGCTGGTTGGTCACCAGTGAAGGCGCATTCTCCTACCTGGCGCGGGATAACAATCTCAGGGAGCTGTATCTGTGGCCGATCAATGCCGATCAACAGGGCACGCCGAAACAGGTACGCAAAGTGATCGATGCGATCAGACAACATCAGATCCCCACCGTCTTCAGCGAAAGTACCGTCTCTGATAAACCCGCTCGTCAGGTCGCCCGTGAGTCTGGCGCGCACTACGGCGGCGTACTGTATGTCGATTCCCTGAGTACTGCCGATGGCCCGGTACCGACCTATCTGGATTTACTGCGCGTCACCACTGAAACCATCGTCAGCGGTATCAATGACGGTCTGAGGAGTCAGAAATGA
- the hypA gene encoding hydrogenase maturation nickel metallochaperone HypA, with protein MHEITLCQRALELIEQQAAQHGAQKVTGVWLKIGAFSCVETSALAFCFDLVCRGTLAEGCKLHLEEQEAECWCESCQQYVTLLTQRVRRCPQCNSDTLRIVADDGLQIRRIEIDQE; from the coding sequence ATGCACGAAATAACCCTCTGCCAACGGGCACTGGAATTGATCGAACAACAGGCCGCACAACACGGTGCGCAAAAGGTAACTGGGGTCTGGCTCAAAATTGGCGCATTTTCTTGTGTCGAAACCAGCGCTCTCGCCTTTTGTTTTGATCTGGTATGCCGCGGCACCCTGGCGGAAGGTTGTAAACTGCACCTCGAAGAACAAGAAGCCGAATGTTGGTGCGAGTCTTGTCAGCAATACGTCACGTTGCTGACACAGCGCGTCCGCCGTTGTCCGCAATGCAACAGCGACACACTGAGAATCGTGGCCGATGACGGCTTACAGATTAGAAGAATAGAAATCGACCAGGAGTGA
- the sitC gene encoding iron/manganese ABC transporter permease subunit SitC: MNWLVEPFGYQYMLNAMWVSAMVGGLCAFLSCYLMLKGWSLIGDALSHSIVPGVAGAYMLGLPFSLGAFLSGGLAAGCMLFLNQRSRLKEDAIIGLIFSSFFGIGLFMVSLNPMSVNIQTIILGNVLAIAPEDIVQLAIIGAVSLTILLLKWKDLMVTFFDENHARSIGLNPGRLKLLFFTLLSVSTVAALQTVGAFLVICLVVTPGATAWLLTDRFPRLLVIAVAIGSLTSFFGAWLSYWLDGATGGIIVVLQTLLFLTAFVFAPKHGLLANRRRARMNKESSCS; this comes from the coding sequence ATGAACTGGCTTGTGGAACCCTTTGGTTACCAGTACATGCTCAATGCCATGTGGGTGTCAGCGATGGTCGGCGGGCTGTGCGCTTTTCTCTCCTGCTATTTAATGCTCAAAGGCTGGTCGCTGATTGGCGACGCGCTATCGCACTCTATCGTCCCCGGCGTGGCGGGGGCGTATATGTTGGGATTGCCCTTCTCGCTCGGCGCGTTTCTCTCCGGGGGACTCGCCGCAGGCTGCATGCTGTTTCTCAACCAGCGATCGCGTCTGAAAGAAGACGCCATTATTGGTCTGATCTTCTCGTCGTTCTTTGGCATCGGACTGTTTATGGTTTCGCTCAATCCGATGTCCGTCAACATTCAGACCATTATTCTGGGCAACGTGTTGGCCATCGCGCCGGAAGATATTGTGCAACTGGCCATTATAGGTGCCGTTTCTCTGACGATCCTTCTATTGAAATGGAAAGATCTGATGGTAACTTTTTTCGATGAAAATCATGCCCGTTCCATTGGGCTCAATCCGGGTCGCTTAAAGTTATTGTTCTTCACGCTGCTCTCCGTCTCCACCGTCGCGGCGCTGCAAACGGTCGGCGCGTTTCTGGTTATCTGCCTGGTGGTGACCCCCGGCGCAACCGCCTGGCTGTTGACCGACCGCTTCCCTCGCCTGCTCGTCATCGCCGTGGCTATCGGCAGTCTGACCAGCTTTTTTGGCGCCTGGCTCAGCTATTGGCTGGATGGCGCAACGGGCGGGATTATCGTCGTCCTGCAAACCCTGCTGTTCCTGACCGCGTTTGTCTTCGCGCCGAAACATGGCCTGCTGGCAAACCGTCGCCGCGCGCGAATGAACAAGGAGTCCTCATGTTCCTAA
- the hycB gene encoding formate hydrogenlyase subunit HycB, translating into MNRFVIADSTLCIGCHTCEAACSETHRQHGLQSMPRLKVMLNEKESAPQLCHHCEDAPCATVCPVNAINRVDGAVQLNESLCVSCKLCGIACPFGAIEFSGSRPLHIPANANTPKAPPAPPAPARVSTLLDWVPGVRAIAVKCDLCSFDEQGPACVRMCPTKALHLVENTDIARASKRKRELTFNTDFGDLTLFQQAQSGDAK; encoded by the coding sequence GTGAATCGTTTTGTAATTGCTGACTCCACGCTCTGTATTGGCTGCCACACTTGTGAGGCCGCCTGTTCAGAGACGCATCGCCAGCATGGCCTGCAGTCAATGCCGCGCCTGAAAGTGATGCTTAATGAAAAAGAATCCGCGCCACAACTTTGCCATCACTGCGAAGATGCGCCGTGCGCGACCGTGTGTCCTGTCAACGCCATCAACCGCGTAGATGGCGCTGTACAGCTGAATGAAAGCCTGTGCGTAAGCTGCAAACTGTGTGGGATTGCCTGCCCGTTCGGCGCGATAGAGTTTTCCGGCAGCCGTCCGCTGCATATTCCGGCTAACGCCAATACCCCGAAAGCGCCGCCAGCGCCTCCCGCTCCGGCTCGCGTCAGCACGCTGCTGGACTGGGTGCCGGGTGTCCGCGCCATCGCCGTGAAATGCGATCTGTGCAGTTTTGATGAACAAGGTCCGGCCTGTGTGCGGATGTGCCCAACCAAAGCCCTGCATCTGGTAGAAAACACCGATATCGCCCGCGCCAGCAAACGTAAGCGTGAGCTGACGTTCAATACCGATTTTGGCGATCTCACCTTGTTTCAGCAGGCTCAGAGTGGGGATGCAAAATGA
- the flhA gene encoding formate hydrogenlyase transcriptional activator FlhA: MSYTPMSDLGQQGLFDITRTLLQQPDLASLSEALSQLVRRSALADSAAIVLWQAQTQRARYYATREENSKPIEYEDETVLAHGPVRRILSRPDALHCNFHEFTETWPQLASSGLYGEFGHYCLLPLAADGRIFGGCEFIRKEDRPWSEKEYQRLQTFTQIVSVVAEQIQCRVSNNVDYDLLCRERDNFRILVAITNAVLSRLDIDELVSEVAKEIHYYFNIDAISIVLRSHHKNKLNIWSTHYLDKTHPAHQQSEVDEAGTLTERVFRSKEMLLINLNERDALAPYERMLFDTWGNQLQTLCLLPLMSGNTMLGVLKLAQCEEKIFTTTNLKLLRQIAERVAIAVDNALAYQEIHRLKERLVDENLALTEQLNNVDSDFGEIIGRSEAMYNVLKQVEMVAQSDSTVLILGETGTGKELIARAIHNLSGRNTRRMVKMNCAAMPAGLLESDLFGHERGAFTGASAQRIGRFELADKSSLFLDEVGDMPLELQPKLLRVLQEQEFERLGSNKLIQTDVRLIAATNRDLKKMVADREFRNDLYYRLNVFPIQLPPLRERPEDIPLLVKAFTFKIARRMGRNIDSIPAETLRTLSNMEWPGNVRELENVVERAVLLTRGNVLQLSLPDVGIFTQATPPVATEVAQDGEDEFQLILRVLKETNGVVAGPKGAAQRLGLKRTTLLSRMKRLGIDKDALV, encoded by the coding sequence ATGTCGTATACACCGATGAGCGATCTTGGACAGCAGGGATTGTTCGATATTACTCGTACATTATTGCAGCAGCCCGATCTGGCTTCGCTCAGTGAAGCGCTTTCCCAACTGGTCAGGCGCTCGGCATTAGCCGACAGCGCGGCTATTGTGTTATGGCAGGCACAAACACAGCGCGCACGCTATTACGCGACGCGCGAAGAAAACAGTAAGCCGATCGAATATGAAGACGAAACGGTGCTGGCGCACGGCCCGGTTCGCCGTATTCTGTCTCGTCCCGACGCATTGCACTGTAACTTCCATGAGTTTACTGAAACCTGGCCGCAGTTGGCCTCCTCCGGGTTATACGGTGAATTTGGCCACTATTGCCTGCTACCGCTGGCGGCAGACGGGCGTATTTTTGGCGGCTGCGAATTTATCCGCAAAGAAGACCGCCCGTGGAGCGAAAAAGAGTACCAGCGCCTGCAGACCTTTACCCAGATTGTCTCGGTGGTTGCCGAGCAAATTCAGTGTCGGGTTTCGAACAACGTCGATTACGATTTGCTGTGCCGCGAACGCGATAACTTCCGTATTCTGGTGGCGATCACCAATGCGGTGCTCTCGCGTCTCGACATCGACGAGCTGGTCAGCGAAGTGGCGAAAGAGATCCACTACTACTTCAACATTGACGCGATCAGTATTGTTCTGCGCAGCCATCACAAAAATAAACTGAATATCTGGTCTACCCATTATCTGGATAAAACGCATCCCGCTCACCAGCAAAGTGAAGTGGATGAAGCTGGCACCCTCACTGAACGGGTGTTCAGAAGCAAAGAGATGTTGCTGATTAACCTGAACGAAAGGGATGCGCTTGCCCCTTACGAACGTATGCTGTTCGACACCTGGGGTAATCAACTGCAAACGCTGTGCCTGCTGCCGCTGATGTCCGGCAACACTATGCTCGGCGTGCTGAAACTGGCGCAATGCGAAGAGAAAATCTTCACCACCACCAACCTGAAATTGCTACGTCAAATCGCCGAACGCGTGGCGATTGCCGTCGATAACGCCCTCGCCTATCAGGAAATCCACCGTCTCAAGGAGCGCCTGGTGGACGAAAACCTGGCGCTCACCGAACAGCTGAATAATGTCGACAGTGATTTTGGCGAGATCATTGGACGCAGCGAGGCGATGTACAACGTCCTCAAGCAGGTCGAGATGGTGGCGCAAAGCGACAGTACGGTGCTGATTCTGGGAGAAACCGGCACCGGTAAGGAACTGATCGCCCGCGCGATTCACAACCTGAGCGGACGTAACACGCGTCGCATGGTGAAAATGAACTGTGCCGCGATGCCTGCCGGACTACTGGAAAGCGATCTGTTTGGTCATGAGCGTGGCGCGTTCACAGGGGCCAGCGCCCAGCGTATCGGGCGGTTTGAGCTGGCGGATAAAAGTTCGCTGTTTCTCGATGAAGTGGGCGACATGCCGCTGGAGCTGCAGCCTAAACTGCTGCGTGTTCTCCAGGAGCAGGAGTTCGAACGCCTGGGCAGCAATAAGCTGATCCAGACCGATGTGCGACTGATCGCCGCCACCAACCGCGATCTGAAAAAGATGGTGGCCGATCGCGAGTTCCGCAACGATCTCTATTACCGCCTGAATGTCTTTCCGATCCAGCTCCCACCGCTGCGCGAACGCCCGGAAGATATTCCGCTGCTGGTGAAAGCCTTCACCTTTAAAATCGCCCGTCGGATGGGACGTAACATCGACAGCATCCCCGCAGAAACGCTACGTACCCTGAGCAATATGGAGTGGCCTGGTAACGTTCGCGAACTGGAAAACGTGGTGGAGCGCGCCGTGCTGCTGACCCGGGGCAATGTGTTACAACTCTCGCTTCCGGATGTCGGCATATTCACGCAGGCCACGCCGCCGGTCGCCACCGAAGTTGCACAGGATGGCGAAGATGAATTTCAGTTGATTCTGCGTGTGCTGAAAGAGACGAATGGCGTCGTGGCAGGACCGAAAGGCGCAGCCCAGCGTCTGGGGCTTAAGCGAACCACGCTGCTTTCACGGATGAAGCGGCTGGGTATTGATAAGGATGCGTTGGTGTAA
- the hycA gene encoding formate hydrogenlyase regulator HycA: protein MTIWEISEKADYIAERHRRLQDQWRIYCNSLVQGITLSKARLHHAMSCAPDKDLCFVLFEHFTIYVTLADGFNSHTIEYYVETKDSEEKQLIAQAQLTIDGKVDEHVSNRDREQVLEHYLEKIASVYDSLYAAVETNTPVNMHQLVKGQIPAA, encoded by the coding sequence ATGACAATTTGGGAAATAAGCGAAAAAGCCGATTACATCGCTGAACGGCACCGTCGCCTACAGGACCAGTGGCGTATCTACTGCAATTCGCTGGTTCAGGGGATCACCCTGTCGAAAGCGCGCCTGCATCACGCAATGAGCTGCGCGCCGGACAAAGATCTTTGCTTCGTTCTTTTTGAACACTTCACGATCTACGTCACGCTGGCTGACGGTTTCAACAGCCACACCATTGAGTACTACGTTGAAACGAAAGATAGCGAAGAAAAACAACTCATTGCGCAAGCGCAGCTGACCATCGACGGCAAAGTTGACGAGCATGTCAGCAACCGCGATCGCGAGCAGGTGCTGGAGCACTATCTCGAGAAAATCGCCAGCGTTTACGACAGCCTGTATGCCGCAGTGGAAACCAACACTCCGGTAAATATGCACCAACTGGTAAAGGGACAAATCCCGGCGGCGTAA